The following proteins are encoded in a genomic region of bacterium:
- a CDS encoding M48 family metallopeptidase → MSIRGTRHLKIGGYSVEVIRKAIKNIHLSVHPPEGRLRVAVPSTTRDTAVRLLIIRKLPWIKKQIRSFENQERQNPPKFVSGESVLFRGVRYRLNVVHHKLPSTVAIQGKSRINLFLKKGASKSHKQLLFTEWVRQDLRNRIEPLLSKWEEQLGVQVKAWSIRQMKTKWGSCNPKTKRVLFNLELAKKDDRCLEYVIVHELVHLLERKHNDRFIAHLDRVMPKWRSYRAELNRSLGAYEVY, encoded by the coding sequence ATGAGTATTAGAGGAACTAGGCACTTAAAAATTGGTGGATATTCAGTTGAGGTGATTAGAAAAGCCATCAAGAATATACATCTAAGTGTGCACCCACCTGAAGGGCGACTAAGAGTTGCCGTGCCAAGCACTACACGCGACACTGCAGTACGTTTACTTATCATTAGAAAGCTACCTTGGATTAAGAAGCAGATCCGTAGCTTTGAGAATCAAGAACGCCAAAACCCACCTAAGTTTGTTTCGGGCGAAAGTGTACTTTTTCGGGGCGTTCGCTACCGCTTGAACGTTGTGCATCACAAATTACCTTCAACGGTAGCAATTCAGGGGAAATCCAGAATCAATTTGTTCCTGAAAAAGGGTGCCTCCAAATCGCACAAGCAGTTGTTATTCACCGAATGGGTTCGACAGGACTTAAGGAATCGGATCGAGCCACTATTAAGTAAATGGGAAGAGCAACTAGGTGTGCAAGTAAAAGCTTGGTCTATTCGCCAGATGAAAACCAAGTGGGGTTCTTGCAATCCTAAGACCAAACGAGTTCTTTTCAATCTTGAATTAGCCAAGAAAGACGACAGATGCCTTGAGTATGTGATCGTTCATGAATTGGTTCATCTCCTTGAGCGTAAGCACAATGATCGTTTTATCGCCCACCTAGATCGTGTGATGCCCAAGTGGCGAAGTTATCGTGCTGAGTTGAATCGGTCGTTGGGGGCGTATGAGGTTTATTAA